Proteins from one Lonchura striata isolate bLonStr1 chromosome 6, bLonStr1.mat, whole genome shotgun sequence genomic window:
- the LOC144246460 gene encoding UBX domain-containing protein 1-like, with translation MAAGGGTGLGRLWRRCWRAKALALTGNRGVEPAMDWLVAHEDDPDSDPELPPGLGAPPAGLGGPRQPPAPEDETQKSC, from the exons ATGGCGGCGGGCGGTGGGACCGGGCTCGGGCGGCTCTGGAGGCgctgctggag GGCGAAGGCGCTGGCGCTGACCGGGAACCGGGGAGTGGAGCCGGCCATGGACTG gctggtggctcatgagGACGACCCCGACTCGGACCCCGAActccccccgggtttgggggcgCCGCCCGCGGGCCTGGGGGGGCCccggcagccgccggcccccgAGGACGAGAcccagaa ATCCTGCTGA